From Cannabis sativa cultivar Pink pepper isolate KNU-18-1 chromosome 8, ASM2916894v1, whole genome shotgun sequence, a single genomic window includes:
- the LOC115701138 gene encoding uncharacterized protein LOC115701138, with protein sequence MVGGALVEGSGRRLPQWMLGSSSDVQAVEKSGKTTESTTKQPEESLSSRTLAKCSRKGSLHSSDALVKCRTGERKVEAEKVDAYSDTEISVDEQDNKSNRTRRKLSKPSSQKRRKTKKLEDVQKEDIQPMNEGDDFELTVDDLLTIAKEYVRANKDKEEEQEVKGKFDLRSRPLTTISSSINSEDCKQSSTTNDNTSSFIQTSTTNDIGGSYKANDSSSATEESVIKAGGTGDPAHDMLNLFLGPLLRNL encoded by the exons ATGGTTGGAGGAGCTCTTGTGGAGGGAAGTGGGCGGCGCTTACCACAATGGATGCTGGGAAGTTCTTCTGATGTTCAAGCAGTGGAGAAGTCTGGTAAAACAACAGAATCAACCACAAAGCAACCAGAGGAAAGTCTCTCATCTCGAACTTTGGCAAAATGTTCGCGAAAAGGGAGCTTGCATAGTTCAGATGCTCTTGTGAAATGTAGGACCGGGGAAAGAAAAGTAGAGGCAGAAAAAGTAGATGCCTATTCTGATACTGAAATATCTGTAGATGAGCAAGATAATAAGTCTAATAGAACTAGGAGAAAATTGTCCAAACCTTCTTCTCAGAAAAGGCGGAAAACAAAGAAGCTTGAAGATGTTCAGAAAGAAGATATCCAGCCTATGAATGAGGGTGATGATTTTGAACTGACAGTTGATGATCTTTTGACCATTGCTAAAGAG TATGTTAGAGCCAATAAGGATAAGGAGGAAGAGCAAGAAGTGAAGGGAAAGTTTGATTTGAGAAGTAGACCATTAACAACAATATCTTCTAGTATAAACTCAGAAGATTGTAAGCAAAGCTCAACCACTAATGATAATACTAGCTCTTTCATTCAAACATCAACAACCAATGATATTGGTGGTTCTTACAAAGCGAACGATAGTTCATCTGCAACAGAAGAAAGTGTCATTAAAGCCGGAGGAACAGGGGATCCTGCTCATGACATGCTAAATCTGTTTTTAGGTCCTTTGTTGAGAAACCTATAG
- the LOC115701461 gene encoding uncharacterized protein LOC115701461 isoform X1: MRFPLPPRLQASDHTEACSPSRSRSSSLHSLSPSLSRSTLSVPLFLDFSLLGLSAGKLECWGCTTTSGSGKLECWGCNRQEDDDDVAIAQEEDDDASVHSRKSHKASRVVVGEEEEDDDDGGVLWFAPESHKRRGRRTGF; the protein is encoded by the exons ATGAGATTCCCACTACCCCCAAGATTGCAAGCATCAGACCACACCGAAGCTTGTTCTCCCTCTCGATCTCGCTCGAGTTCTCTCCACTCTCTCAGTCCCTCTCTTTCTCGATCCACTCTGTCAGTCCCTCTCTTTCTCGATTTCTCTCTGCTGGGGTTGAGTGCTGGGAAGCTTGAGTGTTGGGGTTGCACAACGACATCTGGATCTGGGAAGCTTGAGTGCTGGGGTTGCAATCGCCAAGAGGACGACGATGATGTTGCAATCGCACAAGAGGAAGACGATGATGCTTCTGTGCACTCAAGAAAATCGCACAAGGCTtctag GGTTGTTGTTGgtgaggaggaagaagatgatgacGATGGGGGTGTTCTCTGGTTTGCACCTGAATCGCATAAGAGAAGGGGGAGAAGAACAGGATTTTAG
- the LOC115701461 gene encoding uncharacterized protein LOC115701461 isoform X2, which produces MRFPLPPRLQASDHTEACSPSRSRSSSLHSLSPSLSRSTLSVPLFLDFSLLGLSAGKLECWGCTTTSGSGKLECWGCNRQEDDDDVAIAQEEDDDASVHSRKSHKASSFVRRRFEVMGFVLFCNFSVIYT; this is translated from the exons ATGAGATTCCCACTACCCCCAAGATTGCAAGCATCAGACCACACCGAAGCTTGTTCTCCCTCTCGATCTCGCTCGAGTTCTCTCCACTCTCTCAGTCCCTCTCTTTCTCGATCCACTCTGTCAGTCCCTCTCTTTCTCGATTTCTCTCTGCTGGGGTTGAGTGCTGGGAAGCTTGAGTGTTGGGGTTGCACAACGACATCTGGATCTGGGAAGCTTGAGTGCTGGGGTTGCAATCGCCAAGAGGACGACGATGATGTTGCAATCGCACAAGAGGAAGACGATGATGCTTCTGTGCACTCAAGAAAATCGCACAAGGCTtctag ttttgtgAGAAGACGATTTGAGGTTATGGGTTTTGTTCTTTTCTGTAATTTTAGCGTGATTTATACATGA
- the LOC115701137 gene encoding gibberellin 2-beta-dioxygenase 8 — protein MIYSSSPPLLDHYGALLRHSKTTTTTLQKTQECNNGHYFNNGVVMEECQLPLIDLNGLKSHDMWEQAECVRAISKASSEWGFFQVVNHGISPELVKRMREHQMKLFEAPFEHKASSRLLNNSYKWGTPTATRPNQFSWSEAFHIPLTKISDESCYGEFSSLREVTEEFASAMSNLARLLAGILVENLGHHRQVLEDICEESTCFLRLNHYPACPVSSDIFGLVPHTDSGFLTILCQDQVGGLQLMKDSKWVSVKPNQEALIVNIGDLFQAWSNDVYKSVEHRVMASKMERFSVAYFLCPSYDSLIGSCREPSIYRDFTFREYRMQVQEDVKKTGRKVGLSRFLLHDQDQSMHTRVMQKRQL, from the exons ATGATATACTCTTCTAGCCCACCTCTACTTGATCACTATGGAGCTCTTTTGAGACactcaaaaacaacaacaaccaccTTGCAGAAAACTCAAGAGTGCAATAATGGCCACTACTTCAATAATGGAGTGGTCATGGAAGAATGCCAACTTCCATTGATAGACCTCAATGGCTTAAAAAGTCATGACATGTGGGAGCAGGCAGAATGTGTTAGAGCAATCTCAAAAGCTTCATCAGAATGGGGTTTTTTCCAAGTAGTGAACCATGGAATAAGCCCTGAGTTAGTGAAGAGGATGAGGGAACATCAAATGAAACTTTTTGAAGCACCCTTTGAACACAAAGCTTCTTCTAGGCTTTTGAATAATTCATACAAGTGGGGGACACCAACTGCTACTCGTCCTAACCAGTTTTCTTGGTCCGAAGCTTTCCACATTCCTCTCACTAAAATTTCAGATGAATCTTGCTATGGAGAGTTTAGCTCCTTAAG GGAAGTGACAGAAGAATTTGCATCAGCCATGTCAAATCTAGCAAGGTTGCTGGCTGGGATTCTGGTGGAGAACTTGGGCCACCACAGACAAGTTTTGGAAGACATTTGTGAGGAAAGCACATGCTTTCTTCGCTTGAATCACTACCCGGCTTGCCCAGTTTCTTCAGATATTTTTGGTCTGGTGCCACATACTGACAGTGGCTTTCTCACAATTCTTTGTCAAGATCAAGTTGGTGGACTTCAGCTCATGAAAGATTCCAAATGGGTATCTGTAAAACCAAACCAAGAAGCTCTTATTGTCAATATTGGAGATCTCTTTCAG GCATGGAGCAATGATGTGTACAAAAGTGTGGAGCACAGAGTAATGGCTAGCAAGATGGAAAGATTCTCAGTAGCTTACTTCCTCTGCCCTTCATATGATTCTTTGATTGGGAGCTGCAGAGAGCCTTCAATCTACAGAGACTTCACTTTTCGTGAGTACAGAATGCAAGTCCAAGAAGATGTTAAGAAGACCGGGCGCAAAGTAGGCCTTTCGAGGTTTCTTCTTCATGATCAAGATCAAAGTATGCATACTAGAGTAATGCAGAAGAGGCAGCTTTGA